TGCGGTCCGGAGTTTTTATAGAGGAGTAAAAGGGCCTTGGAGCTTAAGCACATAAAAATAGTGGCTGAAAACCGAAAAGCCAGGCATGATTATTACATCATTGAAGAATTTGAAGCAGGCATGGTCCTCACGGGGACGGAAGTCAAATCCATGAGATCGGGTCGTGCCAACCTGAAAGATTCTTATGCCAGGATTAAAAATGGTGAGATGTTCGTATACCAGATGCATATCAGCCCCTATCCGTTTGCCTATTATGAAAATCATGAACCGCTGAGGCCCCGAAAGCTGCTGCTTCATAAAACCGAGATTCGGAAACTCTACGGAAAGGTGAATGAAAAAGGATTTTCACTTGTTCCGCTGCGGGTCTATTTTAAAAACGGCAAGGTAAAGCTGCTGCTGGCCCTTTGCCGGGGAAAGCATGCCTATGACAAGCGGGAGACTCTCCGGCAGCAGGATGGCAAGAGGGAACTGGACAGAGCCCGGAAAGATTATGTGTCGTCAAGATATTAAAGACATGTTAGGGCCTCGGAAGGAATAAACTCCACAATCTTGCTTGCTTTTTTGCCCGCCTTCCGCGTTGCATCAAAGAGCACACGCAACAAACATGCCCTATTTGATACGCCTTGAAGACGGCCAGATATCCTGCGCAATCTTTGTGGATTTTATTCCTTCCGAGGCCCTTATACGAATTGTTTTTGCCCGATTTGCCTTGACAAAACGGGTTGACCTGCTTATTTTAGATTAGAACTTTTTCCATCAAATGTTTATGGTTCTTTTCCATAAACCTCCGGGGGCGAAATGGTTTCGACGGGGGTAACGAAATATTGGCTGCATACCGAGCTTCCACCAACTCGTTAAACGGTGGGAATAAATATAATCGCTGACGATTATAATTACGCTTTAGCCGCTTAGGCTAACGTTCTTCCGGATTTTCTCCTGCGGGTCCGGTAAGAGCGTCGACTAGCAGGATAGCTTATCCCGGGTTTCCTGTACCGGGTGCTGCGAACACTTTACAGGATAGTCCGTTAAGCATCCAGCCTGAAGGAGGCTTGGCGCGGCGAATGCAAACTTCAGGACAAGTATGTAGAGGTCAATATGGAATGCTTTCGGACGCGGGTTCAACTCCCGCCGCCTCCACCATTTAAGAAAGACAAACCCGTCTCTCTGGGGTCATTCTCC
This genomic interval from Desulfobacterales bacterium contains the following:
- the smpB gene encoding SsrA-binding protein SmpB; this encodes MELKHIKIVAENRKARHDYYIIEEFEAGMVLTGTEVKSMRSGRANLKDSYARIKNGEMFVYQMHISPYPFAYYENHEPLRPRKLLLHKTEIRKLYGKVNEKGFSLVPLRVYFKNGKVKLLLALCRGKHAYDKRETLRQQDGKRELDRARKDYVSSRY